In Balaenoptera musculus isolate JJ_BM4_2016_0621 chromosome 19, mBalMus1.pri.v3, whole genome shotgun sequence, one genomic interval encodes:
- the LOC118884683 gene encoding dynein regulatory complex subunit 7 isoform X7: MEVLKEKVEEEEEAERAERGEKMMRPMEVRKEETIMTQEMLRDLERKLSEIEVSIPEKPSTFTKDAIDISKLPLSYQSNTPKEEHLLQVADNFSRQYSHLCPDRVPLFLHPVNECEVPKFVSTTIRPTLMPYPELYNWDTCAQFVSDFLSAVPLPDPLKPPSYLYSSTTVLKYQKGNCFDFSTLLCSMLIGARYDAYCVYGYGSQDLCHLDLTREVCPLTVKPKEMVKEEEKAPPKKYAVKPPRDLTSRFEQEQEIKRQEAIKAEEERRLKQEEEHLVEQESAKTDPLHGLRVHSWVLVLSGKREVPESFFIDPFTGRSYSTQDDHFLGIESLWNHKNYWVNMQDCWNCCKDLVFDLGDPVRWEYLLLGTDKPLLSLTEEEDDGMNDDDDVENLGKEDEDKSFDMPCSWVEQIEISPEAFETRCPNGKKVIQYKRAKLEKWAPYLNNNGLVCRLTTYEDLECTKTLEVKEWFQNREDMLELKHINKVTGLNIDYFKPGHPQALRVHSYTSMQPEMDRIMEFYETARVDGLIKREETPRTMTEYYQGRPDLLSYRHVNFGPRIKKLALNSAESNPRPVVKITERFFRNPAKPADEDVAERVFLILDERIQLRYHCREDRITASKREFLWRTEGDSKGNKIIMTPDMCLSFEVEPMEHTKKLLYQPEAMMKLKNEEKLSRHQAWESELEVLEILKLREEEEAAHALTISIYDTKRNEKSKEYREAMERVMHEEHLWQVEAQLDYLAPFLAQLPPGEKLTRWQAMRLKDECLSDFKQRLIDKANLIQARFEKETQELQKQQQWYQENQVTLTPEDEDLYLSYCSQAMFRIRILEQRLNRHKELAPLKYLAMEEKLYKDPRLVELLKVFV, encoded by the exons ATGGAGGTCCTGAAGGagaaagtggaggaggaggaggaggccgagcGGGCCGAGAGGGGCGAGAAAATGATGAGGCCGATGGAGGTGCGGAAGGAGGAAACCATCATGACGCAGGAGATGCTCAGAGACCTGGAGAGGAAGCTGTCGGAGATTGAGGTCTCCATCCCGGAGAAGCCCTC GACTTTTACCAAGGACGCTATTGACATCTCCAAGCTGCCCCTTTCCTACCAAAGCAACACGCCCAAGGAGGAACACCTGCTGCAGGTGGCAGACAACTTCTCCCGCCAGTACAGCCACCTGTGCCCGGACCGCGTGCCCCTCTTCCTGCACCCAGTGAACGAGTGCGAAGTGCCT AAGTTCGTGAGCACAACCATCCGGCCCACGCTGATGCCCTACCCTGAGCTCTACAACTGGGACACCTGCGCCCAGTTTGTCTCAGACTTCCTGTCCGCGGTGCCCTTGCCCGACCCCCTCAAGCCG CCCTCCTACCTGTACTCCTCGACCACGGTGCTCAAGTACCAGAAGGGGAACTGCTTTGACTTCAGCACGCTGCTCTGCTCCATGCTCATCGGCGCCCGCTACGATGCCTACTGCGTCTACGGCTATGGCTCGCAGGACCTGTGCCACCTGGACCTGACTCGGGAGGTGTGCCCACTCACCGTGAAGCCCAAGGAG ATGgtcaaggaggaggaaaaggcacCACCTAAGAAGTACGCTGTCAAACCGCCCAGGGACCTGACAAGCAGGTTTGAACAGGAGCAGGAGATTAAAAGGCAGGAGGCAATCAAGGCCGAGGAGGAGAGGCGACtgaagcaggaggaggagcaCCTCGTG GAGCAGGAGAGTGCAAAGACGGACCCCCTGCACGGCCTGCGGGTACACTCCTGGGTCCTGGTGTTGTCGGGGAAACGCGAGGTGCCCGAGAGCTTTTTCATTGACCCGTTCACTGGACGTAGCTACAGCACCCAGGACGACCACTTCCTGGGAATAGAGAGCCTCTGGAACCACAAGAACTACTGGGTCAACATGCAGGACTGTTGGAACTGCTGCAAG GACCTGGTCTTTGACCTGGGAGACCCTGTGAGGTGGGAGTACCTGCTCTTGGGGACCGACAAGCCTCTCCTGTCCCTGACTGAGGAGGAGGACGACGGGATGAATGATGACGATGATGTGGAAAATCTG GGCAAGGAGGATGAGGATAAGAGCTTCGACATGCCGTGCTCGTGGGTAGAGCAGATTGAGATCTCCCCAGAAG CGTTCGAGACCCGCTGTCCAAACGGGAAGAAGGTGATACAGTACAAGAGGGCAAAGCTGGAGAAGTGGGCCCCGTACCTCAACAACAACGGCCTGGTGTGCCGCCTCACCACCTACGAGGACTTGGAGT GCACCAAGACTTTGGAGGTAAAGGAGTGGTTCCAGAACCGGGAGGATATGCTGGAGCTGAAGCACATCAACAAGGTCACGGGCCTGAATATCGACTACTTCAAGCCGGGCCACCCCCAGGCTCTGCGTG TGCACTCATACACGTCCATGCAACCCGAGATGGACCGCATCATGGAGTTTTATGAAACGGCCCGCGTGGACGGCCTGATCAAACGGGAGGAGACGCCCAGGACAATGACGGAGTACTACCAAGGGCGGCCTGACCTCCTCTCCTACCGCCATGTCAATTTCGGGCCCCGGATCAAGAAGTTGGCTCTGAACAGTGCAGAGTCAAACCCCCGGCCCGTGGTG AAAATCACAGAGCGATTCTTCCGCAACCCTGCGAAGCCTGCGGATGAAGACGTGGCAGAGCGCGTGTTTCTGATCCTGGATGAGCGCATCCAGCTGCGCTACCACTGCCGCGAGGACCGCATCACGGCCTCCAAGCGTGAGTTCCTGTGGCGCACGGAGGGGGACAGCAAGGGCAACAAGATCATCATGACGCCTGACATGTGTCTCAGCTTTGAG GTGGAGCCCATGGAGCACACCAAGAAGCTTCTCTACCAGCCCGAGGCCATGATGAAGCTGAAGAACGAGGAGAAGTTGTCCAGGCATCAGGCCTGGGAGTCAGAGCTGGAG GTGCTGGAGATCCTGAAGCTTcgggaggaagaggaggcggcGCATGCACTGACCATCTCCATCTATGACACCAAGCGCAACGAGAAGAGCAAGGAGTATCGGGAGGCCATG GAGCGCGTGATGCACGAGGAGCACCTGTGGCAGGTGGAGGCCCAGCTGGACTACCTGGCCCCGTTTCTGGCACAGCTCCCACCGGGAGAGAAGCTGACACGCTGGCAGGCCATGCGCCTCAAGGATGAGTGCCTCAGTGACTTCAAGCAGCGGCTCATCGACAAGGCCAACCTCATCCAGGCCCGGTTTGAAAAG GAGACCCAGGAgctgcagaagcagcagcagtggTATCAGGAGAACCAGGTGACCTTGACGCCCGAGGATGAAGACTTGTACCTGAGTTACTGCTCTCAGGCCATGTTCCGCATCCGCATCCTGGAGCAGCGGCTCAATCG ACACAAGGAGCTGGCCCCACTGAAGTACCTGGCTATGGAGGAAAAGCTCTACAAGGACCCACGCCTGGTGGAGTTACTGAAAGTCTTCGTTTGA